From the genome of Stigmatopora nigra isolate UIUO_SnigA chromosome 2, RoL_Snig_1.1, whole genome shotgun sequence:
ATCAAGGTGACATTCGACAATCGATAAACAGTACCACGTCTTGGTAGGTTTACAGTCATAAGCAGGTTTCAACAGAGGTAGAGACGCGAAGAGATACACCAAGATAGCCACAAGTGGTGAGAAATAGACTGAAACTTCCCAACtcagtggctgccattgatggtgatagacgtgCAATCCATTTCGCCGCTGGTTCAGATGGATTGCACGTCCGTCCATCATCGTCGTCAATGACCGTACGCGGTTAACAGTTGGACATAAAAGTATTGTGAAAATGTCACCTGAAAGTGTAAGTAGCACTGGCAGGATCTGATTGGCTGCCTGGTAAAGCGCAGATGCACGGCCGTACCCAGCAGGAAAAAATGTGAGTTCGTCAGAAAAATCCAGCCCTTGAAAAGTGACACAGCTCAACGTTAGTTTGGTCTCTTTCTGGACTCAGCCCCCGCCCACCCTAACTTACAGTATACAACAGTGATGTGCTAATCAGAGTCCGATCCGGCGTCATCGCCGGGTAGTGCGCGCAGTGTTTCTCCCAGGGGCGCTAACGTCCCGTCCGGTTTGACGCCGATGGGCCGGATCAAGCTCTGCCTGTGGGGGCACACAAACATGGGACAAGTCTTGTAAATAGGCTTTGCTCTGCTTGTACAGCTGTGCTGGGAAGCAATGGAATTCCACTCTGCTCAAGTAGATTTGTTTGTCGCCTTCTTTGTAAGagttttgtttatttgctttgattttttttttacttggctaTTGTATACGTTTGAAGGTAAACactcctttttaatttttccttttGTTCCCGACTCCTCCCACCGACACTTGCTCTTGTCCAGACAACCCCTCACCCGCTTGCCCTCATCTTTCCTCTCCTCTCAACTCCAGTGGCAGTTTAATTACAGGATCAGTGCAGAGGCTAAGCTCCTCAAAGCCACGACTGCCCCCTCATCCTAATCCAATTATACCTCCTGTGTGTATTAGTGTGCGTCACCACTCCATCCAAGAAGACTCCACCTCAATTGTCTGTCACCAGACTTAACTTTTACTTTTTTACTTCGACACTCTGAACTTGTCATGAGTGttaaacagggaaaaaaatggcactaaAACACAAAAGTGGACTGAAAACACTAATTACTTAATGCCACACTACTGAAGCATCGGGCTGTCTTTAATATTAAATCACAGATATCAAACTTCCctgtaataaataaacaattattcaaaAGATGTGAGGATATTCATGAAAGAGTGGTAAAggcaacaaccaatcacacttaCCCATATCCATTCAGAGGGAAgaccataaataaaaatagataaaacctACTGTAACAGATTACTCTGCCATTTGGAAGTATTTAGTTGTCAATTTCACTGTTTTATTGCAAATATCTGTGATCTTTGTAGATGACATACGTCTGTCACCAAAATAAAGTGAGTAGGTCCTGTCAAACCTAACAAGATGTTTACCCAGAGAACCCTGATGATCTCCCCCATTTAACAACATCCACCAATTTAACAAAAGGCCTACAGGTGGAGTATGTGCTAATTGGAGAAGCAGTTAAGCAGATAGTGGAGGACATTCTTTAAGGGCCGTCTCATCCCCTTAGAGTCGGTCGGTGTGTTCAGGAGTCACAAAACCCGTGCCCAAAGAAAGGGGACGCGCTTCTCAGAAAGGCATCTTTCTCTTTTAAGGAGGCACGTGCCTCATTACGGATGAGCCTTTGCGACAATGGCCAAGCTCGTGCAATTGTTCCATCTTTTCCTCCCAAGAACAAAGTCGGGGCACTAGGATTTGATGGTAAAAAGATGAATAGATAACAGCCCAAAGAGTCTGTTTGCTTAACCAATTAGAGCCTAATTGATGAAGTCCTAATAACCACGTCTATTTCACTCCCGTGTCTAATTGAGGCGGAGAAGATTCTTGCTCGGGCGACTCTGTTGGCAGGGAGAGACGAGACGAGTGTTCGGATGCGAGGGTGGCAAAGGTCAGCGCTAATATACATCAAGGTGCCTCAATGCTGCTGCTTGTTAAAATGTTAGCAACGTGAGTAACAGCCTTTCAACACCTTAAGGTCGTACAAGGCAAAGTATAGTCTTCAAATTTGAtgtttaataatgtttttatcttatttttttttaaattctcctGACTTGAGCcgtatgttttaatttttgggtGGTTCTACCTAATTACCGCTTTGCATGTGTTCTAAAGCTACAAGTGTGGGTCTGACTGGTTTTGCAATTgaataaatggcaaaaaaaaaagttcaagttGCCACGGTTACCTCGACAACTTGTCCAGCATGTTTACAAGTTTCTGGGCCTCGTACTCCTTCTGCTCCTCGGTCATGTCCTCAATGGGGTTCGGCATGGGCTCCTCAACGTGACCAGTGATGGGATTAATGCTGCCGGGCAGAAAGGTTATTTTACTATTGATTCAGTCGGTCAATCGTAGCCTTTGTACCCTTAATTGGCTACGCAGAACGTGAAAATTCAGCATAGGGGAAAAACTTTGTTTTCACTCACAAAGGTTTGGCAGTTTTGTACTCTTCTGTATCCGAGTCCTCATCTGGTGAGTACTCTGTCTCTCCTCTGCCTCCTCCCAACAGGCCTCGTGCCATCAGGAGTCCTGCTGCATTGCCGTACCCGGTGTACTTCAACAAGTTGTCCACTGATTATCACAGAAAGGAAGACAACAGGCAGAATAaaatatatggggaaaaaagtcaaaacattgacaaattaaatgaatataaatagaaatgaaaataaatggaaaatatacAACTGGGAATAAATAATactgaaaaaaactgaattttagtGATGGATTTGTTTTATTCTAGCAGTTTTGGTCCTTAAAAGTTTTGGAAGATTTGGGGAAAAACCAAGTCATTTGAAGTTGTCTTAAAAATTTGAATATCCCTCCCTTCTTACCACTTTCTTTACACAAGACAAAGAGAAACTCGGCAGCCGCCTGCTTGACGGCCATCTCCACGTGTGTCATCAGGCGCACCAGTTTGTTCCTGGTGGTGGTTCCCACCTCGGGTCTGATCTTTACATCCGTGAGTGGCGGGAGAACCTAGAGAGAAAATACATAATAGTAACAACCATTTGATGATCAACTGATTGTCTGTCATTGACTGAGatggacgtctaatccatttgaacagggaGGGGTTGGTAGTGCAGTTAAAATGACAGCTAATGGTTAACTTATGAATTACGTGGTGAAGGAAGGTGGATACCACAATACCTGAGCTTTGATATATCTGCGGATTTCTCGGTGTTGTCTGGACCCTTCAGTCAACAGGCTGAGAATGGGAGTAAGACCCTCTTTGTAGTTGGAGCCCTGACAAATACACCAAAGTGAATGCTTGTTTGTGTATACTTTGTGGCTGGCGGGTGACAGTTAAGTCAATGTGCTCTGACATCTTTGCTTGGATTTGAATTTCACCTTGTCTATTCGTTTCTCCATGAAATCCAGTAACACCTGTATGGCCTCCATGTTTTTGCCTCCATATTCCTCAAGGCCTCCTCTTACGGGCATGTCGATTAACACGTCCAAGCAGGACACGGGAAAGTTGTTGAGCAGGTTGACGGCGTGGCTACGGTTGATGACGTagacaaaatgacaatttgtcAGTGGCGGTCAAAGTGTTTGGCATCGAGAAGCACCCGATCTCCAAAGACGTGAGCTTTTAATTCTAGCGCTGCTTGATCGGCCACAAAGCTGACAAAGCTGCTTTGTTGAATAGATTAAAGTATAAATATGCTTCCACTGAAGGACAAATCGAACCATTTTAACCTCATTTGAAGACAGCCTCTAATTCTTTTCTGACTTGATATAAAAGGAGTTGCTCCATTTTATGCTAATGTTCTGAAAGCGTTACAAAATTGTTAACTTGGGTTAACACATGTCCGTTTCTGGTAGCTGCTAACataaggatattttttttaactttcatgACTGATCTACTTGAGGTcctaataatatataatttattatctAGAGCTGTGAAGCAGGCGGGAGATTCCCACCTGTGTGCTTCCTCTGTTTTCTCCTCTGTCTCAGTCTTCAACATCAGGACGTGGCGCAGGATGGCGGCAATGACTCTGTACTGGTGGTCGTCCTCCTAAAACCCACATATATGATTTTAATGTTGCAATAGCTCCATTCAAATTGGGTGGAGGAAAAACATTTGCATATTGTACTTTCAACCCCCGACTCAATACATATCCTTGGGTATGATATTTTGACTGGTTATCGGCACATTGTCAAAATCAGCCTTGAGAATCACACGCAAAAAATGTGATGTGGACATCCCCTGTATTTACAGAAACACTAACTCACCACGCCATTGACATTGCTCACAGTCAGGTTGAACAGGGCTTTGAGAGCCTCCATGGTTCTTTCGTTTTCCtcggcaggcagaggcagggcCTGCGGGTCGGGCCGGGCCACCTCATAAGTGCCATCCCATCTCACGTCCAGGCTGTGCTCCAGCACATCGGCCAAGAGTTTGAGCACCTCCTTCTCCCTCCTCATCTCCCCCCGCAGGTCCGAGCGCAGCGCCGACAGCAGGAAGAGGAGGCGCAGCGTGAACAGGCCCACCTCGTGGTGCCAGGCGGCGGCCGCACGCAGGCTGGCACACAGCCCGTGGGCCAGCTTCACGTCCACGCTCACCTGCTGGGCCGCCGCGCTGTTGTACACCACATTGCACAGGCACTTAAGGGCCTCCACTACCACCACTCTCTCTTCCTCGCTGGCCGGCGCGCTCGGCCGCGGGGGTTCCCGCTCGTCGCCGGCCATTTCCCCGCCGCTCAACCGGGCCATTCGGGCCAGGGTCAGGATGCCATCCCGGGTGGCGACCGGCGCCAGGACGGACTTGTCTCGAGAGAGGATGCGGAGGGTCTCTAGACACGTCTTCTGACAGCTGTGCTGCACTTGCATCCCGAGCACGATTAGCACACTTTGGCAGAGCTTCTGAAAAGGCAACAAAATAGCAAACTTAAGTCAGCTTCTTCGTTTTAAACCCAGAAACCAACAGGATATGAATATTTCTCATGAGCTCTGCAAAAGTGACTAAACCAGGGGTGCAGAATTTACAGCATTTGACATGTAAATTGCCCCAAATGATAAAGAAGTGGCGCAAAATGTACTCACCAACAACTAAAAATGTTCGATTTACTTAAACTGGCTGCGGATGCTCagctttcagtgccattgacgggaatagacgtccaatccattttaaagggGAGGGGCGTATGTACGAACGCTCCTCAATTGACCCCTCCCAGTCAACATTGTTTGGATGTCTAGCCCCGTCAATGGAGGCCAGTAAGTCAACTTATTGGGCCAAAAACAAACTAGCTTGGACGTTTAACTTTTCTTCCTCCCCAAGATGTTGAAATATGTTTTGCTTTGCTATGCTCCCATATACCAAAAATGGTGATTGTTTACTAACCACTTAAACGCCCCCCGCCCATAATAAGGGTACGCCCTTTAAAGatggatgaaaaatatatacaaggATGGCGTTTGCTTACACTGCGCAGCGTTTCCTCTTTCTGGTCAAATGTGAAGGTGTGGCTGTtctaaaatggaggaaaaaagtcATGATCATAGGTTCAAACCATATACATTGATCCCATTATTGACTGCGTACAGCATTTCCAGGTTTCTCAAATACATCCAAgcgccactttgacattttaGCAGCGTTGAGGAAATCCAACACGTGCcgaataaacattaaaaatcaCAAGGCACCATGTTTTTGCATCTAAGCAAACTAAGCGGCTTGGTGTGCTTATGTACTTGAAAGCAATCCTATTAATTAGCAAGGACGCTAACTGGAGCTTGACGTGCGTTTTGTTTATAGCTAACGTTGAAAAGGACGTGAGAATAAAGCGAGAGAAGCAGCATCCCGATTTACCTCCCGATTAAACTGCCGGAGAAGATCCTCAATGTCCACTTCGTTAGCGCTCTCGAGCTGCGATAACACATTATTTAAGTCCATCACGGCTGTCAGAAAGACAACGCGGATCGCTTGGGCGCTTCTAAAAGCGGTTAGCTGGTAGCTGGCTGGCAGATTAGCTGGTGCGTTTGGGTGTCGTTCCGACGTGGCGGAAATTCTAGTATTCCTTCCGGGAGCGGCTTTGGGGATCAAATTGAAAGCCTACCACTTAGAAAATGAAACATTAGCTGAGAATAATATAATATCTGAGtaaggacattttaaaaaaaacatttatacaatTCTGTAGGGTAAAAAATCtagaattttgttttaaaaacaaatttcctTTTGCAACATTAAATTAAAGACACATTAGGGGTGGGATTTTTATCCAATATCCTAATTAATAAGAGTAATAATTTCTTAATCTTGATTAATTCCATGgcaatatttgcttttttgaaaatgattttagtCCCCAGTAGTATTATTGCATCATGTATGATTGCTGTTATCGCTACAAcagatagtagtagtagttgataTTCAGAATTGGGTTTAGGAGATTCCACCAATCCAGGGTGGCCTTCTTTCATGTAGTTGCATTCAAAGCCTTGGATTTCTTTACACCGCACGCATAACGACACAGAGGATCAATGTTCCAATAACTACAGACCTCAGTGAGGGGTCAGGGGTCGAAAGGTTACGGGACTTAGATGCAGTGACCTCCATCTCAGTAGGACATTCTTTTTCTGGAGAAGTCATTGTCTTTTTGCAGCCTGGCCCAACCCCCAAGCAATTTAGTCACTTCTGATTCATGGCAAGAAGTGAAATTGTACAAGGTAATAATTTAAACTATATTAATTTCACAAATGCATTACATAAAAACACGCTCtatttaattgtaatttatttcctaatatttatatacatttatattttaaaagttcaccataagccaaaaatatatataataaaaaaatatttttatcttttgaatAGACTGTAGAAAAACTCTCAAATTACTCTTTACTATTTCAACCAGTATGTAAATAATTCTCCTTTGAATTTGCAAAattataatgataaaaataatgtaataaataatTACCATCAtacaatcaaaaaaaataattgctttgGATTCGTGGGGAAaaatattgctttaaaaaaaataagacaaaagggAGTCAACAGTAAAACATAATGAAATCCTTTATGTGGCAACATTCTCCCTTTCAACTGCGACATTCACCACAGATCATTTTCCAGTGcttgcattgacaatgttacTGTACACTTTCATAATTtgctttcttctttttatttgtgttatttttaaaataaatacccaTAGGGTAATAGGTCCTCAGTAGCGATTGAGTGCATTATAAAAACACACAACCCAATGTTAATGTACTAATCCTCTTACAAAACAGAACAACCGAGTACCATAGAAAGCAAAAGATACACCATGTTACATAGTTACAGAAAATACATAGcatatatatagattttctcACACAAAAAGCCAcagaatacactttttttttttttttaagctccAGGCGTGGATCACAGAAAGTCCCTTCCTGTGACATTTTAGGCtcggtttttttttggggggggggagacGGTTAAGGCAGTGCTGCTGTGCGTGCGCCCGAGAGCTCGGCGCGGGCCTCTTCTATCGTTTCGGGCGCGGCCGGCTAACTGGCGGAGGCGGACATTCCTGAAAAAACAAAGGCACAGCTTGGCGGCAGCATTGCCTGATTTTGCAGAAGGCTCGTCCTCGCACCTTGAGAGCGACCGACGACGACGTACAGTTTAGTACAGTTCAAATTGTtcccaggggggggggggctacttGGCCCAaccggtggcggcggcggcctcgcCGTTGATGTAGGCGAAGCCGGGAAAATGCTGCGAGTGTTCGTACTCGGAGTTTCTGCGCGGCACCAGAGGCGAGTACACGTCGGCCGACGCGGCGTAGCGGGACGAATGCATAGGAGGGCTGGCGTAGCAGCCGTTGACCGAGGACATGTCGGGCCAGCGGGGGGCTACGGGCGCCGGGTGGAGTCGGGGGTTGGTGCTCATCAGGCACGGATCCATACGTGACATCTGACCGTTGAACTGGTACTGCGAGaggattgacaaaaaaaaaaacgtcagaaTGGGATTTCTTCCAAATTTAGGCCTTCCCTGACAAACGCAGGCAATTTAAATGGGACATCTATTGCCGCCAATGGTTAACATAAGTAGCAGTTTGTCTAAAAACGGCAGTATGTTATAGCGCGCCTTGCCGTTGCCATGGTGAAAGATGCCAAACAGCGCACACCCCATTTCCACCCCAAGTCCCAACAAAGCGGGCGCTTTGTGCCCGATTTAAGCCCATGGCGTGGTGCTAAAGAGGAACTAAGTGTTCACGTTAACGTATAAACAACACAGTCGGCTCCATTATGAGCGCTCGGAAAAAGACGGTCACTGAAGGGGGGGGAGTCAAAAGGGCAGAGGAGGGGGTCTGCCAGATGTGAAGAAACCAgtgaaaataacaatattttagTGATACAACTTTGACAGTTGTTTCCGCTTTGAGAGAGATACAAATTGGGAGACGTCATTTCCTTATTCTTGGTGACCGCAACAATTGTTGGCggcggcaaaaaaaatgaagagggCAGAAAAATCTGGGGGCTGCTGTTATGGTgctttgtatattttattattttaggtCCAATGTAACTCAGATTTTTTGGAAGATAAGACGCACCAGACGATAAGATGCATACACTTTCGAAAACAGGATTTGTCCATGtattgcaggggtgggcaaactatttcacaaagggccacagACCTATGAAAGTTGTGTTTAAACGCACCTGCGCGGACGAGCGGTGGTAGGCGGAGTAGTGCAGCGGTGGCGGAATGGCGCCGTCGTGGCCGAGGCCCGGGTACTGACTCTGGATGGCGTGAGGATGCTGGTTGGCGTAGCTGCCGTAGTTGTAGCTGCCGCTGTATCTGAAAATATCCTTCTTAAGTTGGGTCTGAATGCTAAAAGAATTGATGACTTACCCGTGCTCCTCTCTGTGGCCGTAAACGGGCAGCCGatgggcggaggaggaggaggaggaagaggaggaggagggcggtggcggcgggggtGGCGTCGTGCCGGCGGCGCCGCCGTTGCTCCTCATGCAGGACGGCTGCAGGCTGGCGTCCGGCGCGGAAGCGCCCGCTGTTGTCACTGTGTAGGTAAGGGACCACGTATATGACTGAACGGAGCCTGCCGGAGACATACACACAGGCGGCAAACGTACTCACTAAAGTACTCACACTCTGTGGCCAATTACCAAGTAGGGATTcaactgggaaaaaaattgcatttgtaCCTGTGCTGGACGGGTACTCGGGCGAGGCCTCGGTCTCGGCCACGGGCGAGCCCGACGACACGGCGCCCGAGTGGACGGAGCGGGCGGGGGAAAAGGAGTCCGGGGATGGCGACGAGGAGGCGGTTATTTCTGTCAACGTGAACTCTTCTTCTCGCTCTGTGGGCGGTGACGACAATGTTGAAGTTACAGAACTGTGATACTGAGTTATGGTAATATGAGAAAAGAACGTTTGTGGAgaaattgcaatattttgcCTTCCTGCCGCTCACTTTGAATTGATTTGCaagcatttttaatgaattaatttctcAAGAAAAtggtattttgaaaaataatgataaaactcattttaaaatgcatggataaaaaaaactacaaatactatGTGGGATTAAAGCAATatataaaaagttaaaatggtaatgaaaaatcaagggaaaagaatatatatatatatatatatatatatatatatatatatatatatatatatatatatatatatatatatatatatatatatatatatatatatatatatatatatatatatatatatatatatatatatatatatatatatatatatatatatatatatatatatatatatatatatatatatatatatatatatatatatatattaaataatagAATAATAGTATTTggagtcaattttttttttttttactgctgatGTTTGGAAAAGTTTGCGAAACAAAtcatggagggggaaaaaatgaataacaggACAGCTTTGTTTGTAAACCAAGGTGACACTTGACATGACCTTTTGAGTGTTTGCATCATCCTCACCTGTGCCACCCTCCCCTTTCATGGCCCTCATGAGGTCGTTGGCCCTCTCCTGGCAATGCAGCGACTCCAGCAGGTACAGGACGTAATCGTCAAACATGAGATGAATCAGGTGGAAAGAGCCTGTGTGACAAGCACGCATCATTACCGCcacggaaaaaaaaagccaaataccGCGCAAGTACTTTGTCAAATCCCTACAAAACGTTTCGGAAATGAGCCGATCATTTGGAACGTAGCCCAGCTTTTTCCACGATCCGGGTCAGTGCCGAAAATAGGTCCCGCTGACCTCTCCGGGTGTCAGTGGGTGGGTGTCCCGTGTGTGAGCCCCTCAATTGTGGCATTGTGCGCGTGTGAGCGCATGATAAACACTAGCTGGCTATTCATGGCCGTTGGGTGCAATCCCGAGTTGTCATAAAATGGAAAAGACGGGCAAACACTTTGGAGAAGGGGTGGTGGCGTTCAGGGAAAGAGGGGGGGTTCACTTTTGTTAATTAGCCGTTTGTGCACATAAAGCTGCTTTACGGAAACACGGCGGCCAGCTGTGTCTTTGATATTCAAGCGCCGAGCGAAGGATAACGGCCGGGGAACCAGAGGTCACTTTCCCTTTTCATTTTATGGCGCCTCAATTAACCAAGCCACACCCACTTCACCTGCACACCAATTGGTTGGGCTTCCACATTGCTAGTGCTCATATTTTGTTTTGGTACTACACTGACCAATTTCATTCTTTATTTACAATTATTACGTCATTCTTtttggcattttatttttttgattaaaaaacgcTTAACAAATACCTGCCATCCATAAATGTGGACCTAATATTTTGGCTCACATAGACCagaatattaacattttagtTAATGCGACCTCCAAATGCAGTCAACCTAATTAATATGGTATTTTTTATGACAAtcttcataaaaacaaaaagataatttgaaataaaaaacctTTTTTGTCCACTTTTCCCTTTCACTCCCTGCATTGGAAAGCAATCCTTTCTCCTTACTGTGCTTTGGACTTTTGCCACTTCTGCTTTAAGGGAGCACTGAATCAGCAAAAGTAGCATCCGCTCACCAAAGCTAGGGGCGCTGTGGAGCGTCATATCCCGA
Proteins encoded in this window:
- the ric8b gene encoding chaperone Ric-8B — encoded protein: MDLNNVLSQLESANEVDIEDLLRQFNRENSHTFTFDQKEETLRSKLCQSVLIVLGMQVQHSCQKTCLETLRILSRDKSVLAPVATRDGILTLARMARLSGGEMAGDEREPPRPSAPASEEERVVVVEALKCLCNVVYNSAAAQQVSVDVKLAHGLCASLRAAAAWHHEVGLFTLRLLFLLSALRSDLRGEMRREKEVLKLLADVLEHSLDVRWDGTYEVARPDPQALPLPAEENERTMEALKALFNLTVSNVNGVEDDHQYRVIAAILRHVLMLKTETEEKTEEAHSHAVNLLNNFPVSCLDVLIDMPVRGGLEEYGGKNMEAIQVLLDFMEKRIDKGSNYKEGLTPILSLLTEGSRQHREIRRYIKAQVLPPLTDVKIRPEVGTTTRNKLVRLMTHVEMAVKQAAAEFLFVLCKESVDNLLKYTGYGNAAGLLMARGLLGGGRGETEYSPDEDSDTEEYKTAKPFINPITGHVEEPMPNPIEDMTEEQKEYEAQKLVNMLDKLSRQSLIRPIGVKPDGTLAPLGETLRALPGDDAGSDSD